The genomic segment ATCCGGCCGGCCAGCAGCTCGCGCACGCGCGCAGCGGTCTCGCCGGTGCAGCCGACCCGGGCCAGCCAGGGCTCGATTGGGTGGCGCTTCGGGAAGTGCTCGGCCCGGTCGACAACGAGGCCCGCGGCCTCCATGAACCCACGCCACTCGGCCTCGGTGTGGGAGCGCACATGGGTCGCGTCGCGCAGCCGCTCGGCCTCCTCGACCCGCTCGTCGGCATAGAGCGTGTCCTCGACGACGACCAGTCCCCGGGTCACCCGCGCCATCTCCCGCACCGCCGCCGCGACGTCGGCGAAGTGGTGGGCCGCGATCCGGCAGGCGACGACGTCGAAGCTGCCGTCGGCGAACGGCAGGTCCTCGGCGGGGCAGACGACATCCGGCGCCATCCCCTCCGCGGCGTCGCACGTCGTGACCCGGCAGCCGGCCTCGGCCAGGCGGCGGGCGACGTGGCCTCCGCCGGTGGCGACGTCGAGCGCCTCCACGTCCGGGCCCGGGTCGCACCACGCGACGAGCGCATCGAGGTCGGCCCCCTCTCGGTGCGTGGGGCTTTGGCGATACGCGTCGGCGCGCGCGCTCCAGGCGTCGGTCATGTCCGCATCATCGCCGCTTTCGCGCGGCGGGGGCTACGCCGGAGCGACTTCGGGGACGAAGCGATCGACCGGGACGATCTGGTCGACGGGCACGTTCGCGCGCCGCGCGGCGACCATGATCTCCTCGGCCGAAGGAGCCTCGTACAGGCAGTAGGAGCGGTGGCGGTCGGCGGAGAGGAACGAGAACAGCCAGCGCACGCCCTCGTCGGCGTTCACGTCGACGATCAGCCGCACGTCGTCGTCGGACAGCTCGAGCTGCTCGGCGAAGCTGCGTTCGATCAGGAACAGGGGCATGCCGGGATGCTACCGGGGTTCGGCCGGGTCCGCCGTGAGCCCGCGGCCGTACGCGTATGCGGCCGCCTCGGTGCGATTCGCGCAGCCGGTCTTGCGCAGGATGCTGCGCACGTGGTTCGCGGCGGTGTGCTCGCTGACGACGAGCTGGTGGCCGATCTCGCGGTTGCTGAGCCCCTTCGCGACCAGGCGCAGGATCTGCAGCTCGCGCGGCGAGAGCCCGTCGGGCGCCTGCGGTCGGACGGTCAGGCCGCCCTCGGCGCGGACGCGCCCGAGCAGCGTCGGCATCCCGATCCGCTCGGCCAGGGATCCCGCCTCGCGCAGCAGGTCACGGCCGCGTGTGCGGTCGTCGTCGCCGCCCGCCTCGACGAGCAGCTTCCCGAGGGCGTACTGGCTGTGGGCGAGCCATGTCCACGCGCCCATCGCCCGCTCGACCTCGAGCGCGACCTCGAGATGGCGGCGGGCCGTCTCGCGCTCGCCGGCCGCCGCCGCGACGACGCCCAGGTAGCGGTCGGCCGATCCGTAGCAGGCGACGCCGTGGCCGACGGTCACGATCGTGCCCGCGCTCGGCAGGAGCTCCGTGTACACCTCGGCCGCCAGGCGGCCGTCGCCGACGAGCGATGCGGCGTCGGCCAGGTAGACGAGCGAGGCCAGCCACAGGCCGGTGCGGAGCTCGATCAGGCCCCGGGTGCGCACGCGGTCGAGCTCGCGGCGGGCCTCGTCGTGCATGCCGAGCTCGGCCAGCACCACCGCGAGGCCCGGGCCCCACGCGCCGCCCCGGTCCTTGCTCGCGGCCAGGATGCGCACGACCGGGGCGAGCTCGGCCAGCCGGCCCTGCTCGCGGCGGATTCCGAACATCTGCACGCCGTAGGTGGCCGTCGGGTCGCGGCCCGTCAGCAGGCGGCCCCACTCGAACGAGCGCTCGGCGGTCGTCTCGGCCTCGTCCAGCCGCCCGTCGCAGAGCGCGATCGTCGAGCGGTAGTGCTGGGCGACGTGGATGATGAAGGGCTGGCCGACGCGGCTCGCCATCTCGTAGACGATGGCCAGCTCCTGCCGGGCGGCCTCGAGGTCGCCGAGGGCGATCAGCGCGGAGATGCGCCACTCCATCGCCTCGGCCTGGAGCTCCGTGTCGCCGAGCTCGGCCGCCAGGTCGCGCGACTCGGTCAGCATGTCCAGGATCTCGTCCAGGCCGGTCGTCCCCCGCGCCCAGTACGAGCGCATGAGCACGGTCGCGAGGGCGGGCAGGTCGCCGATCCGGCGGGCCATCTCGATCGACTCGTGCCGCAGCCGGGCGCTGCGGTCATGGTCGCCGAGGAAGGCACACGCGCGGGCGAGGCCCGAGAGCACCATGACGCGCAGGCCCGAGTCCTCGGCCCCCAGCATGTCCGCGGCCTCGGTCAGGAACTCGAGCGCGCCCGCGTCGACGGCCGCCATCCGCCAGCACGAGTTCTCGTAGCCGACGGCCGCGCGCGCGAAGAGCTCGCCGTCGCCCTCGATCCGGGCGATGTCGGCGACGCCGCGGTAGGCGGCCAGCGCGTCGGAACCGCGCCCGCCGCGGTAGCAGGCGATGCCGAGCGCGAGCTCGACCTCGGCCCGCTCGTGCACGTCGGCGATGCCGAGCCGAAGCGCCGTTCGCAGCGCCTCCACCGCCTCGTCGAAGGCCAGGGCGGCGGTGGCCGCCGCGGCCGCGCGCAGGTTGTAGCCGACCGCATGCGCGGCGCCGCCGAGGGGCGCGGCGACGGTGAAGTGGTGGGCCAGGTCGGCCAGCGTGCGGGCAGACGGCTGGGGCGAGCCCGCCTCGATGGCCTGGCCGGCGCGCAGGTGGAGCTCGACCCGGCGCGGCGCCGACAGCCGGTCGTAGAGCGCCCGCCGCACCAGCTCGTGGGCAAAGCGATAGACCATCGGCCGCTCCGGCACGTCGGCCACCATGCCGCTTCGCAGGGCCAGGTCGATGCAGCCGAGCAGCGACGCCTCCTCGCCCCTCGTGCCGCGGGCGAGCACGCCGAGGTCGAACTCGGGGCCGATCACCGCGGCCAGCTCGAGCACCGCGGTCGTCTCCTCGCCGAGCCGGGCGACCCGCTGCGTCACCACCTCGCGCACGGTGTCGGGCGTGCCCAGCTCCTCCGGTGCGCGGGTCAGGTGGGCGTGCCCGTCCGCCACGACGAGCGCCCCGGTCTCGACGAGCGCGCGCCACAGCTCGATGACGAGGAACGCGTTGCCCTCGGTGAGGTCGTGGATCGACGCGGCCAGCTGCGGCAGCTCCTCGCCCAGGTCGCCGCCGGCGGCCTGGCCGACGAGCTCGGCGATCTCCGCGCTCGTGAGGCCGGTGAGCCGGATCGGCACGACGCCTTCGGTGCGGCGCAGGTCGACGAGCGCCGAAGAGAGCTCGGCCGGCATGTCCGCCTCGAGGTCGCGGAAGGTCGCGACGAGCAGCATGCGGGCGTCGGCCGCCGCTCGGGAGAGGTGGCGCAGGAGGTTGAGCGTGGGGTTGTCGGCCCAGTGGGCGTCCTCGAGGATCACCAGCAGCGGCCGCCGCCGCGCCGTGTTCACGAGCAGCTCGGCGACCGCCTGGTGGAGGCGGTGGCGCTCGGTGTCCTGGTCGGCCATGACCGGGGCGGGCAGCGGGCCGACGCGCGTCGTCAGGTCGGGGATCAGCCGGGTGAGCTCGCCGCCGCCGGCGCCGAGG from the Gaiellales bacterium genome contains:
- a CDS encoding class I SAM-dependent methyltransferase, whose amino-acid sequence is MTDAWSARADAYRQSPTHREGADLDALVAWCDPGPDVEALDVATGGGHVARRLAEAGCRVTTCDAAEGMAPDVVCPAEDLPFADGSFDVVACRIAAHHFADVAAAVREMARVTRGLVVVEDTLYADERVEEAERLRDATHVRSHTEAEWRGFMEAAGLVVDRAEHFPKRHPIEPWLARVGCTGETAARVRELLAGRMAADEPVWLDTKLLIRGRRAG
- a CDS encoding DUF4242 domain-containing protein; the encoded protein is MPLFLIERSFAEQLELSDDDVRLIVDVNADEGVRWLFSFLSADRHRSYCLYEAPSAEEIMVAARRANVPVDQIVPVDRFVPEVAPA
- a CDS encoding AAA family ATPase: MPALDPAAELPGSLRLTPSFPFVGRPRELTLLRSLMPRAGGEGRRVALLAGEAGSGKSRLVREFAHEAARDGALVLYGACDAVVRIPYQPVAEALGHLARVTDPEQLRDDLGAGGGELTRLIPDLTTRVGPLPAPVMADQDTERHRLHQAVAELLVNTARRRPLLVILEDAHWADNPTLNLLRHLSRAAADARMLLVATFRDLEADMPAELSSALVDLRRTEGVVPIRLTGLTSAEIAELVGQAAGGDLGEELPQLAASIHDLTEGNAFLVIELWRALVETGALVVADGHAHLTRAPEELGTPDTVREVVTQRVARLGEETTAVLELAAVIGPEFDLGVLARGTRGEEASLLGCIDLALRSGMVADVPERPMVYRFAHELVRRALYDRLSAPRRVELHLRAGQAIEAGSPQPSARTLADLAHHFTVAAPLGGAAHAVGYNLRAAAAATAALAFDEAVEALRTALRLGIADVHERAEVELALGIACYRGGRGSDALAAYRGVADIARIEGDGELFARAAVGYENSCWRMAAVDAGALEFLTEAADMLGAEDSGLRVMVLSGLARACAFLGDHDRSARLRHESIEMARRIGDLPALATVLMRSYWARGTTGLDEILDMLTESRDLAAELGDTELQAEAMEWRISALIALGDLEAARQELAIVYEMASRVGQPFIIHVAQHYRSTIALCDGRLDEAETTAERSFEWGRLLTGRDPTATYGVQMFGIRREQGRLAELAPVVRILAASKDRGGAWGPGLAVVLAELGMHDEARRELDRVRTRGLIELRTGLWLASLVYLADAASLVGDGRLAAEVYTELLPSAGTIVTVGHGVACYGSADRYLGVVAAAAGERETARRHLEVALEVERAMGAWTWLAHSQYALGKLLVEAGGDDDRTRGRDLLREAGSLAERIGMPTLLGRVRAEGGLTVRPQAPDGLSPRELQILRLVAKGLSNREIGHQLVVSEHTAANHVRSILRKTGCANRTEAAAYAYGRGLTADPAEPR